A region from the uncultured Bacteroides sp. genome encodes:
- the glmM gene encoding phosphoglucosamine mutase — protein MALIKSISGIRGTIGGTTGEGLNPLDIVKFTSAYATLIRKTCKSDSNKIVVGRDARISGEMVRNVVVGTLMGMGWDVVDIGLASTPTTELAVTMEGACGGLILTASHNPKQWNALKLLNEHGEFLNAAEGNEVLRIAEAEEFNYAGVDSLGTYRKDLTYNRKHIDSVLSLQLVDIEAIKKADFRVALDCVNSVGGIILPELLERLGVKQVEKLYCEPTGYFAHNPEPLEKNLGDIMDLMKSGKADVAFVVDPDVDRLAMICENGVMYGEEYTLVTVADYVLKHTPGNTVSNLSSTRALRDVTDKYGMQYSASAVGEVNVVTKMKETNAVIGGEGNGGVIYPASHYGRDALVGIALFLSHLAHEGKKVSELRATYPPYFIAKNRVDLTPEIDVDAILAKVKDIYKNEKINDIDGVKIDFADKWVHLRKSNTEPIIRIYSEAATMQAADEIGQKVMDVINELAK, from the coding sequence ATGGCTCTAATAAAATCAATCTCCGGAATCCGAGGTACTATAGGTGGAACTACCGGCGAAGGATTAAATCCGCTTGATATTGTTAAGTTTACTTCGGCTTATGCCACTTTGATTCGTAAAACATGCAAATCCGATAGCAATAAAATAGTGGTTGGACGGGATGCCCGCATCTCAGGAGAAATGGTAAGGAACGTGGTGGTGGGAACACTAATGGGCATGGGTTGGGATGTTGTCGATATTGGTTTGGCTTCTACCCCCACAACAGAGTTAGCTGTTACTATGGAAGGTGCTTGCGGAGGTCTTATTCTGACTGCTTCTCATAATCCTAAACAATGGAATGCGTTGAAGTTGCTCAATGAACATGGAGAGTTCCTTAATGCTGCCGAAGGTAATGAAGTACTCCGCATAGCTGAGGCCGAAGAATTTAACTATGCCGGGGTAGACTCTTTAGGAACATACCGTAAGGACTTGACTTATAACCGAAAACATATTGATAGCGTTTTATCTCTCCAACTTGTTGATATTGAAGCTATAAAGAAAGCAGATTTTCGGGTTGCCCTAGACTGCGTTAATTCGGTAGGTGGCATTATTCTTCCCGAATTACTTGAACGTCTGGGCGTGAAGCAAGTGGAGAAGCTCTATTGCGAACCGACCGGATACTTTGCTCACAATCCCGAACCACTAGAAAAGAATCTGGGCGACATTATGGATCTGATGAAAAGCGGCAAAGCGGATGTGGCATTTGTGGTTGACCCTGACGTAGATCGTTTGGCTATGATTTGCGAAAACGGAGTGATGTATGGCGAAGAGTATACGTTGGTTACTGTAGCCGACTATGTGCTGAAGCATACTCCGGGAAATACCGTTTCTAATCTTAGCTCTACCCGTGCTTTACGTGACGTTACCGATAAATATGGCATGCAATATAGTGCTTCAGCTGTTGGTGAAGTAAACGTGGTAACCAAAATGAAGGAAACCAATGCTGTTATTGGCGGAGAAGGCAATGGCGGGGTGATTTATCCGGCAAGCCATTACGGGCGTGATGCCTTGGTGGGCATTGCACTTTTTCTTAGTCACCTGGCTCATGAAGGAAAGAAGGTGAGTGAACTTCGTGCTACTTATCCGCCTTACTTTATAGCAAAGAACCGTGTCGATCTTACTCCGGAAATAGATGTAGATGCTATTCTTGCCAAGGTGAAGGATATTTATAAAAACGAAAAGATTAATGATATAGACGGGGTGAAGATAGATTTTGCCGATAAATGGGTGCATTTGCGTAAAAGTAATACAGAGCCTATTATCCGTATATATAGCGAAGCTGCTACTATGCAGGCTGCTGATGAGATCGGTCAAAAGGTTATGGATGTTATCAATGAATTAGCTAAATAA
- the fmt gene encoding methionyl-tRNA formyltransferase, with amino-acid sequence MSEKEDLRIVYMGTPEFAVEPLRCLIDGGYNVVGVITMPDKPAGRGHKIQYSPVKQFAVENGLPLLQPEKLKDEVFVEALRDWKADLQIVVAFRMLPEVVWNMPRLGTFNLHASLLPQYRGAAPINWAVINGDTETGITTFFLTHDIDTGEVIQQVRVPIAETDNVEVVHDKLMVLGGRLVIETVEAIISGTVSPISQERMAVVGELRPAPKIFKETCCIDWKQSVKQVYDFIRGLSPYPTAWTELITPAGDVIVVKIFDSEKIDERHDLVPGTILTDGKTFLKVAALDGFLAVKSLQFPGKKRLKTDELLRGFKLTEAYSMKVR; translated from the coding sequence ATGTCAGAAAAGGAGGATTTACGAATTGTATACATGGGTACTCCCGAATTTGCCGTTGAACCGCTTCGTTGTTTAATCGACGGAGGGTACAATGTGGTGGGGGTGATCACCATGCCCGATAAACCGGCGGGACGCGGACATAAAATACAATATTCTCCCGTAAAGCAATTTGCTGTGGAGAATGGTTTGCCTTTGTTGCAGCCCGAAAAACTCAAAGATGAAGTCTTTGTAGAAGCATTACGCGACTGGAAGGCTGATCTGCAGATCGTTGTGGCTTTCAGAATGTTGCCGGAAGTGGTATGGAATATGCCTCGTTTGGGAACTTTCAATTTGCATGCGTCTCTTCTTCCTCAATACCGGGGTGCCGCACCCATTAATTGGGCGGTGATAAACGGAGATACGGAAACGGGTATTACAACTTTCTTCTTAACGCATGATATAGATACGGGAGAGGTAATTCAACAAGTACGTGTTCCTATTGCCGAGACAGACAATGTGGAAGTTGTGCACGATAAGCTGATGGTGCTGGGTGGCCGGTTGGTCATAGAAACGGTTGAGGCTATTATTAGCGGAACGGTGAGCCCTATTTCGCAAGAAAGAATGGCTGTGGTTGGTGAATTGCGTCCTGCACCCAAAATATTTAAAGAAACATGTTGCATAGACTGGAAGCAATCGGTGAAACAAGTATACGATTTTATTCGTGGTCTTTCTCCTTATCCGACTGCTTGGACGGAATTGATAACTCCTGCCGGAGATGTAATTGTTGTGAAAATATTTGATTCTGAAAAGATAGATGAGAGGCATGATCTTGTGCCTGGCACTATTCTGACCGATGGGAAGACTTTCTTAAAAGTGGCTGCTCTTGATGGTTTTCTGGCTGTGAAATCATTGCAGTTTCCGGGGAAGAAACGACTTAAGACGGATGAACTTCTACGAGGTTTTAAGTTGACGGAAGCTTATTCGATGAAAGTGCGTTGA
- the rpe gene encoding ribulose-phosphate 3-epimerase, protein MKPIISPSILSANFAHLAKDLEMINRSEADWVHIDIMDGVFVPNISFGFPVLKYVAELTNKPLDVHLMIVHPEKFIPEVKALGAHVMNVHFEACVHLHRVIQQIREAGMEPAVTINPATPVSFLKDIIRDVYMVLVMSVNPGFGGQKFIEHSVEKVKELRELIEQTGSKALIEVDGGVNIETGARLKAAGADVLVAGNAIFSAESPEAMISELKRR, encoded by the coding sequence ATGAAACCTATCATATCACCATCCATACTTTCAGCTAATTTTGCTCATCTGGCTAAAGACCTTGAAATGATTAACCGAAGCGAGGCGGACTGGGTACATATCGACATTATGGATGGCGTTTTTGTTCCCAATATCTCATTTGGTTTTCCTGTACTGAAATATGTGGCCGAGCTAACAAACAAGCCGTTAGATGTGCATCTGATGATTGTACATCCGGAGAAATTTATACCTGAAGTAAAAGCTCTTGGTGCGCATGTTATGAATGTGCATTTTGAGGCTTGTGTTCATCTGCATCGTGTTATCCAACAAATACGTGAAGCCGGCATGGAGCCTGCTGTTACAATAAATCCTGCTACTCCCGTTTCTTTTCTGAAAGATATAATCCGTGATGTTTATATGGTACTTGTAATGAGCGTGAATCCGGGATTTGGCGGGCAGAAATTCATAGAACATTCTGTTGAGAAGGTGAAAGAACTGCGTGAATTGATTGAACAAACAGGCTCTAAAGCATTGATTGAGGTCGATGGCGGAGTGAATATCGAAACAGGTGCTCGTCTGAAAGCAGCCGGTGCAGATGTTTTGGTTGCCGGGAATGCCATTTTTTCTGCCGAGAGTCCTGAAGCCATGATTTCTGAGCTTAAACGCAGGTAA
- a CDS encoding DUF4827 domain-containing protein gives MKKLTLLFIALLSVGALFQACDNTKTYADMLADEKDAINAFIKDNNIKVISQAEFEKDTVTDLATNEYVGFSNGVYMQIVDRGEGDTVKSRDVILVRFMEYDILQKDTTSVSNYDTDGWVDAFNYTASGTTVSGQFTEGNMLSAYGGNVPAGWLIPLKYIRDRAHVKLIVPSKMGHTVASQYTYPYFYDIRKFQIE, from the coding sequence ATGAAAAAACTGACTTTACTATTTATTGCCTTACTATCTGTAGGCGCTCTCTTTCAAGCTTGTGATAATACTAAAACGTATGCAGATATGCTTGCCGACGAGAAAGATGCTATCAATGCTTTTATAAAAGATAATAATATCAAAGTTATTTCGCAAGCTGAATTTGAGAAAGATACAGTAACCGATTTAGCGACGAATGAATACGTGGGCTTTTCTAACGGCGTATATATGCAGATTGTTGATCGTGGTGAAGGCGATACAGTGAAATCACGTGATGTAATTTTAGTCCGTTTTATGGAATACGATATTTTGCAAAAAGATACTACAAGTGTTTCTAATTACGATACGGATGGCTGGGTCGATGCTTTTAATTATACAGCTTCGGGCACTACGGTCTCCGGGCAGTTCACCGAGGGTAATATGCTTTCGGCTTATGGCGGAAATGTTCCTGCCGGATGGCTTATCCCTTTGAAATACATTAGAGATCGTGCTCATGTGAAACTAATTGTACCTTCAAAAATGGGACATACGGTTGCTTCTCAGTATACATATCCTTATTTTTATGACATTAGAAAATTTCAAATCGAATAA
- a CDS encoding chloride channel protein produces MEKESISLVQRLIIWRENEIKEKHFILFLSFTVGLLTALCALMLKYFIHQIQRFLTDNFNTTEVNYLYLIYPVVGILLSGWFVRNIVKDDISHGVTKILYAISRRQGRIKRHNIWSSTIASAITIGFGGSVGAESPIVLTGSAIGSNLGSFFKMDQRTLMLLVGCGASGAISGIFKAPIAGLVFTIEVLMIDLTMTSLLPLLISSVTAATVSYVITGQEAMFKFHLDQPFALERIPYVILLGIFCGLVSLYFTRAMNFIEGVFGRCKGAYKKLALGGVMLSVLIFLFPPLYGEGYDTIDLLLNGAKNIEWDTVMNNSLFYGYGNLLLVYLLFIVLFKVFASSATNGGGGCGGIFAPSLFLGCIAGFIFSHFSNDLGFLPDLPEKNFALMGMAGVMSGVMHAPLTGVFLIAELTGGYDLFLPLMIAAVSSYLTIIVFEPHSIYSMRLAKKGELLTHHKDKAVLTLMKMENVVEKDFVIVHPEMDLGELVKSISASHRNTFPVTDSAGTLLGMVLLDDIRNIMFRQELYHRFTVNKLMTSLPARLYDTDSMEKVMRIFDDTKAWNLPVVNSEGQYLGFVSKSKIFNAYRQVLVHFSED; encoded by the coding sequence ATGGAAAAAGAAAGTATTAGTTTAGTTCAGCGTCTTATCATATGGCGCGAAAATGAAATCAAAGAGAAGCATTTTATTCTTTTTTTGAGTTTTACAGTGGGGCTCTTAACTGCTTTGTGCGCCTTAATGCTGAAATATTTTATTCATCAGATACAACGATTTCTAACGGATAATTTCAATACGACAGAGGTGAATTATCTTTATTTGATTTATCCGGTTGTCGGCATTCTTCTTTCAGGGTGGTTTGTTCGTAACATTGTTAAAGATGACATTAGTCATGGTGTAACAAAAATATTGTATGCAATCTCACGCAGGCAAGGTCGTATAAAACGACATAATATCTGGTCTTCTACCATTGCCAGTGCCATTACTATCGGATTTGGCGGGTCAGTAGGAGCGGAGTCTCCGATAGTGCTTACCGGATCGGCCATCGGATCGAACTTGGGAAGCTTCTTCAAAATGGATCAACGCACACTTATGCTATTGGTTGGGTGTGGTGCCTCCGGTGCTATTTCGGGCATTTTCAAGGCTCCTATAGCCGGTTTGGTGTTTACCATTGAGGTGCTGATGATAGATCTTACGATGACTTCTCTTCTTCCTTTGTTAATTTCTTCTGTGACGGCGGCCACGGTTTCTTATGTGATTACGGGGCAGGAAGCGATGTTTAAATTTCATCTTGACCAACCGTTTGCGCTTGAAAGAATTCCTTATGTTATTTTGCTGGGCATTTTCTGCGGGTTAGTTTCACTCTATTTTACGAGAGCCATGAACTTTATTGAAGGGGTGTTTGGCCGATGCAAAGGGGCATATAAAAAGCTGGCTTTGGGAGGCGTTATGCTTAGTGTGCTGATTTTCCTTTTCCCTCCGCTTTATGGAGAAGGATATGATACGATTGATTTGTTACTCAATGGCGCTAAAAACATAGAATGGGATACGGTCATGAACAATTCCCTGTTCTATGGATACGGCAATTTACTTCTGGTATACCTTCTGTTTATTGTTCTTTTTAAAGTTTTCGCCTCGAGCGCTACAAACGGAGGTGGTGGTTGTGGTGGTATTTTTGCTCCTTCTTTATTCTTAGGCTGTATTGCCGGATTCATCTTTTCTCACTTTAGCAATGATTTAGGTTTTCTGCCCGACCTGCCCGAAAAGAATTTTGCTTTGATGGGGATGGCGGGTGTGATGAGTGGGGTGATGCATGCTCCGCTAACCGGTGTTTTCCTGATTGCCGAGCTTACCGGAGGGTATGATTTGTTCTTGCCGTTGATGATTGCAGCCGTTAGCTCTTATTTGACAATCATTGTTTTTGAACCGCATAGTATCTATTCTATGCGTTTGGCTAAAAAAGGCGAGCTATTGACGCATCATAAAGATAAAGCAGTACTGACTCTGATGAAGATGGAAAATGTGGTTGAAAAGGATTTTGTCATTGTTCATCCGGAAATGGATTTGGGTGAATTGGTAAAGAGCATTTCGGCTTCGCATCGCAATACTTTTCCGGTAACAGACAGTGCGGGCACGTTGCTGGGCATGGTGTTGTTGGATGACATTCGAAACATCATGTTCCGTCAGGAATTATATCATCGTTTTACGGTTAACAAACTCATGACTTCTCTGCCTGCCCGTTTATACGATACTGATAGTATGGAGAAAGTGATGAGAATATTTGATGATACGAAAGCGTGGAACCTTCCGGTAGTAAACAGCGAAGGGCAGTATTTAGGTTTTGTTTCAAAGTCTAAGATATTTAATGCGTACCGTCAGGTATTAGTGCATTTCTCTGAGGATTAA
- a CDS encoding thioesterase family protein, whose product MEEIDFHHSLPIQLRFNDVDKFGHVNNAVYFTFYDLGKTEYFSSVCPNVDWTKDGIVVVNIEANFLSPIFPTNRIAVQTAVSEIGHKSFHLIQQVVDVNTHEVKCICKSVMVTFDLKKNESKELEEEWVEAICRYEKRDLRKKQ is encoded by the coding sequence ATGGAAGAAATTGATTTTCATCATAGCCTACCCATACAATTACGTTTTAACGATGTAGATAAATTTGGCCATGTAAACAATGCCGTTTACTTCACATTTTACGATTTAGGAAAGACAGAGTATTTTTCATCCGTTTGCCCGAATGTTGATTGGACAAAAGACGGCATTGTTGTCGTAAACATCGAAGCTAACTTTCTATCCCCTATTTTCCCGACCAACCGAATAGCCGTACAAACAGCCGTATCGGAAATCGGACATAAAAGTTTTCATCTGATACAACAAGTTGTCGATGTTAATACCCACGAGGTAAAATGCATCTGTAAATCGGTTATGGTGACTTTCGACCTAAAAAAGAATGAGTCAAAAGAGCTTGAAGAAGAGTGGGTTGAAGCTATCTGCCGGTATGAAAAAAGAGATTTGAGGAAAAAGCAGTAA
- a CDS encoding DNA-binding transcriptional regulator yields the protein MIRLILLTDFTEAFAHNLLRGILEYSKGREPWVVCRMPPSYKQRYGIVGVLKWAKKWGANAIVAQFNDDDDVQLFAKNGIVAVAQDFKSRFDIIPNITSEYKLTGQMAADFFIRKGFKHFAFYGYKDVVWSEERCEGFYDEIARLGFGENFYEYQRQRLEDLWFYESTPLVDWLKSLPYPTALLACDDNQGNKITEVCNFCGIKIPEEISVLGVDNDETICNLSDPSLSSVNLNIGKGGYEAARLIENLIQNKNITYEDVVIHPTGIVNRLSTNIYSTDDPYILAALKYIHQNLATKMSVSDIVRQVPLSRRLLEVRFKQATKESVYQYIFNLRMERFSQYLLENNDPISEIAMRVGLIDYKNLARQFKILKKYSPSEYRKRHMVK from the coding sequence ATGATTCGATTGATTCTATTGACGGATTTTACAGAAGCATTTGCCCACAATTTATTGAGGGGGATTTTAGAGTATTCTAAAGGCAGAGAGCCGTGGGTTGTCTGCCGTATGCCTCCTTCTTATAAACAACGCTATGGCATTGTCGGGGTGCTGAAATGGGCTAAGAAATGGGGGGCGAATGCTATTGTTGCCCAGTTTAATGATGATGACGATGTACAGCTCTTTGCGAAAAATGGAATCGTGGCGGTGGCACAGGACTTCAAGTCCCGCTTTGATATTATTCCCAACATAACAAGTGAATATAAGCTAACGGGGCAAATGGCTGCCGACTTTTTTATTCGGAAAGGCTTTAAGCATTTTGCTTTTTACGGATACAAAGACGTTGTTTGGTCGGAAGAGCGCTGTGAAGGATTTTATGATGAGATTGCCCGTTTGGGATTTGGTGAAAATTTCTACGAATATCAGCGGCAACGGTTAGAAGATTTATGGTTTTACGAATCGACACCTTTGGTTGATTGGTTGAAATCATTGCCTTATCCTACGGCTTTGCTGGCATGTGATGACAATCAGGGAAACAAAATAACCGAAGTTTGTAATTTCTGTGGAATCAAAATACCGGAAGAGATCTCGGTCTTGGGGGTGGACAATGATGAGACAATTTGCAATCTTTCAGACCCGTCGCTTTCCAGTGTTAACTTAAATATTGGAAAGGGAGGGTATGAGGCGGCAAGGCTTATTGAAAATCTGATTCAGAATAAAAATATTACGTATGAAGATGTGGTGATTCATCCTACCGGTATCGTCAATCGCCTTTCCACCAACATTTATTCTACGGATGATCCTTATATTCTGGCGGCATTGAAGTATATCCATCAGAATCTGGCGACGAAAATGAGTGTTAGCGACATTGTGCGGCAGGTACCGCTCTCCCGGAGGTTGCTGGAAGTGCGTTTTAAGCAGGCAACAAAAGAATCGGTGTATCAATATATATTCAATTTAAGAATGGAGCGCTTTTCGCAGTATCTACTGGAAAATAACGATCCTATTTCTGAAATTGCTATGCGCGTAGGGCTGATTGATTATAAAAACCTGGCACGTCAGTTCAAAATATTGAAAAAATACTCTCCTTCCGAATATCGTAAACGGCACATGGTGAAGTAA
- a CDS encoding L-threonylcarbamoyladenylate synthase translates to MIEDIKKACQVMSDGGVILYPTDTIWGLGCDATNADAVRKVYEIKQRSDSKAMLVLVDSSVKVDFYVSDVPPIAWDLIELADKPMTIIYSGARNLAPNLLAEDGSVGIRVTNEDFSRQLCQRFRKAIVSTSANVSGQPSPANFSEVSEEIKSLVDYVVNFRQNDMSHPKPSSIIKLDEGGVIKIIRK, encoded by the coding sequence ATGATAGAAGATATTAAAAAAGCTTGCCAGGTGATGAGTGATGGAGGAGTGATTCTTTATCCTACTGATACGATTTGGGGGCTTGGTTGTGATGCTACAAATGCCGATGCAGTGCGCAAGGTGTATGAGATTAAGCAACGTTCTGACAGCAAGGCGATGCTGGTATTGGTAGATTCATCAGTGAAAGTGGATTTTTATGTGAGTGACGTCCCTCCCATTGCCTGGGATTTGATTGAACTTGCCGATAAGCCGATGACTATCATTTACTCAGGTGCCCGTAATTTAGCCCCTAATCTGTTGGCCGAAGATGGCAGCGTAGGTATTCGGGTTACTAATGAGGACTTTTCGCGCCAACTGTGTCAGCGTTTTCGGAAGGCAATTGTTTCCACATCGGCCAATGTCAGTGGTCAGCCCTCTCCGGCTAATTTCAGCGAGGTGAGTGAAGAGATCAAATCGTTAGTGGACTATGTGGTTAATTTTCGTCAGAATGATATGAGTCATCCTAAACCCTCGAGCATTATTAAACTGGACGAAGGTGGCGTCATTAAAATAATCCGCAAATAG
- a CDS encoding DHH family phosphoesterase, which produces MLTKVIEQTKIDHFTKWLERADKIVIVSHVSPDGDAIGSSLGLWHFLDAQDKAVNVIVPNAFPDFLKWMPGSRDILLYDRYKEFAGKLIAEADVICCLDFNALKRIDSMADAVAASPARKIMIDHHLHPEDFCDITVSHPEISSTSELIFRLLCRMGSFSDISKEGAECIYTGMMTDTGGFTYNSNSREIYFIISELLSKGIDKDDIYRKVYNTYSESRLRLMGHVLSEMKVYTPYNAALISLTRAEQGKYDYIKGDSEGFVNIPLSIKNVCFTCFLREDTEKQMIKISLRSVGKFPCNKFAADFFNGGGHLNASGGEYFGSMAEAVKVFEQGLEKYKELLNA; this is translated from the coding sequence ATGCTGACTAAGGTTATTGAACAAACTAAAATAGATCATTTTACCAAATGGCTCGAGCGAGCCGATAAAATTGTTATTGTCTCTCATGTTTCACCCGATGGAGATGCCATTGGTTCATCTTTGGGACTTTGGCATTTTCTGGATGCTCAGGATAAGGCGGTAAATGTGATTGTTCCCAATGCTTTTCCTGATTTTTTGAAATGGATGCCGGGTAGTAGAGATATCTTGCTATATGACCGCTACAAAGAATTTGCCGGAAAATTAATTGCTGAGGCGGACGTTATTTGCTGCCTTGATTTCAATGCATTAAAACGTATTGATAGTATGGCCGATGCTGTTGCGGCTTCTCCGGCTCGTAAAATCATGATAGATCATCATCTTCACCCGGAGGATTTTTGTGATATTACTGTTTCTCATCCCGAAATTTCATCTACTTCCGAACTGATCTTTCGCTTATTATGCCGTATGGGCTCTTTTAGCGATATCTCCAAAGAAGGAGCCGAATGTATTTACACCGGCATGATGACTGATACGGGAGGGTTTACTTACAATTCTAACAGTCGCGAAATTTATTTTATCATCAGTGAGTTGCTCTCAAAAGGCATTGATAAAGATGATATCTATCGTAAGGTATACAACACTTATTCCGAAAGCCGATTGAGACTGATGGGACATGTCTTGTCCGAAATGAAGGTATACACCCCTTATAATGCTGCTTTAATATCTCTTACCAGAGCTGAACAGGGAAAGTACGATTATATAAAAGGAGATAGTGAGGGATTTGTGAATATTCCTTTATCTATTAAAAACGTTTGTTTTACTTGTTTTCTCAGAGAAGACACAGAGAAACAAATGATTAAAATTTCGCTTCGTTCCGTAGGTAAATTTCCTTGTAATAAGTTTGCCGCCGATTTCTTTAACGGTGGTGGGCATTTAAATGCCTCAGGGGGCGAATATTTCGGCTCGATGGCTGAAGCAGTGAAAGTTTTTGAGCAAGGACTTGAAAAATACAAGGAATTATTGAATGCCTGA
- a CDS encoding ComEC/Rec2 family competence protein — protein sequence MLLSDTIHRYNFLRLILPLAIGIVCGDALSFLHLALLLPLVCLSFGLSLLLSASSFFIKKYFYRWLFGLGVYLLFFSIGMGSSGWKLRQTNCYFPAKETVYRGLLTEKPEVKEHSVLCRIRLSEEGDSVLRKPFHQNVLLYFSKDSASEQMLRGDELLFSARISIPKNNGNPDEFDYVRYLLRKGISGTGFVYSGNWKVVANHNHRSFSQLAADWRGRVLDTYRTLGFSGDDFAVLSALTVGYKDELSDEVKESFSVSGASHVLALSGLHIGFLYALLLLLLKGIPDRSNKLKLLRVAIVIAVLWAFAFLTGFSPSVVRSVIMFSLFALSGFFSGKSLSMNALAAAGVAMLLYNPCWLFDVGFQLSFCAVAAILLLHPFIYSKFSFSSLPMKYLWGLISISIVAQIGTAPLVILYFSRFSTYFLLTNILVIPLVSIIMFLAIAMLLLSPFPSFQIWLKEILQYVLQRLNGSVRWVEQLPFSSINDLWVYPLEVFGIYLSILLFIWYLAHRTGRCLFAFLFSLFLLCSYHTAMLYKDRPQESLVFYHLRNCPVVHCIANDGKSWLVYADSLPDEHYVYAAVSPHWKRMHISRPISVIGSGCKGDCIFRNKILFFHGKRVCFVNDDRWLNKEAMKPLFIDYLYLCKGYGGRLEWLTGLFSIQTVILDASIPDWRKEQLTKECRHIGIRFISLADEGSVGFLL from the coding sequence GTGTTACTTTCTGATACTATACACCGATACAATTTTCTTCGTCTGATTTTGCCTTTGGCTATTGGCATTGTTTGTGGCGATGCTTTGTCTTTTCTTCATTTAGCGTTATTACTGCCGCTTGTTTGTCTTTCTTTTGGCTTATCTCTCTTGTTAAGTGCTTCTTCTTTCTTTATTAAAAAGTATTTTTACCGATGGTTGTTCGGACTGGGAGTCTATCTTTTGTTCTTTTCGATAGGTATGGGCAGTTCCGGTTGGAAGTTAAGACAGACAAACTGTTATTTCCCTGCCAAAGAAACTGTTTATCGGGGTCTATTAACAGAAAAACCGGAGGTTAAAGAGCATAGTGTGCTTTGCCGCATCCGTTTATCGGAGGAGGGGGATTCTGTTTTGAGGAAGCCTTTTCATCAAAACGTTTTGCTCTATTTCTCTAAAGATTCAGCCAGCGAACAAATGCTAAGGGGAGATGAACTGCTTTTTTCTGCCCGCATTTCCATCCCGAAAAACAATGGGAATCCGGATGAATTTGACTACGTCAGATACTTACTTCGTAAAGGCATCAGTGGCACGGGATTCGTCTATTCGGGCAACTGGAAAGTCGTTGCTAATCATAATCATCGTTCTTTCAGTCAGTTGGCTGCCGACTGGCGCGGTCGGGTATTGGATACTTATCGTACTTTGGGGTTTAGCGGAGATGACTTTGCTGTGCTTTCAGCATTGACCGTTGGCTATAAGGATGAATTGAGTGATGAAGTCAAAGAGTCTTTTTCTGTTTCCGGGGCTAGCCATGTATTGGCTCTTTCGGGGCTTCATATTGGCTTTTTATATGCCTTGTTGCTCCTTTTATTGAAGGGTATTCCTGATAGGTCGAATAAGCTGAAATTGCTTCGTGTAGCTATTGTTATAGCAGTACTTTGGGCTTTCGCCTTTCTTACAGGATTTTCTCCCTCGGTGGTTCGTTCGGTTATTATGTTCTCTTTATTTGCTTTATCTGGATTCTTTTCGGGGAAATCTTTATCGATGAACGCATTGGCTGCTGCAGGAGTAGCGATGTTGTTATACAATCCCTGCTGGCTGTTTGATGTCGGCTTTCAACTCTCTTTTTGTGCTGTAGCGGCAATTCTGCTTTTGCATCCTTTTATTTATTCGAAATTCTCTTTTAGCAGTCTCCCGATGAAATATTTGTGGGGCCTGATCTCGATTTCCATTGTAGCTCAGATAGGTACTGCGCCATTGGTTATTCTTTATTTTTCGCGTTTCTCTACCTATTTTCTATTAACCAACATACTCGTAATTCCTTTGGTTTCTATCATTATGTTTTTGGCCATTGCTATGTTATTGCTCAGTCCCTTTCCTTCGTTTCAAATCTGGTTAAAAGAAATACTTCAGTATGTTTTGCAAAGACTAAATGGTTCTGTTCGCTGGGTAGAGCAATTGCCTTTCTCCTCTATAAACGACCTCTGGGTATATCCATTGGAAGTTTTCGGCATTTATTTATCGATTTTACTCTTTATTTGGTATCTGGCACATAGAACAGGAAGATGTCTGTTTGCTTTTTTGTTCTCTCTTTTTCTTTTATGCAGTTACCACACAGCCATGCTTTATAAAGACCGTCCGCAAGAGAGTCTTGTGTTTTATCATTTGCGCAATTGTCCGGTGGTTCATTGTATTGCTAACGATGGCAAGTCCTGGCTGGTTTATGCTGACAGTCTGCCCGATGAACATTATGTATATGCTGCCGTTTCGCCGCATTGGAAACGCATGCATATTTCTAGGCCGATATCGGTTATAGGTTCTGGTTGCAAGGGCGATTGCATTTTTAGAAATAAGATTCTTTTCTTTCACGGGAAGCGGGTTTGCTTTGTTAATGATGATCGTTGGTTGAATAAAGAAGCTATGAAGCCCTTATTTATCGATTATCTTTATCTCTGTAAAGGGTATGGCGGCCGACTGGAATGGCTGACCGGATTGTTCTCGATACAGACAGTTATATTGGATGCTTCGATTCCTGATTGGCGAAAAGAACAACTAACAAAAGAGTGCCGACATATTGGAATTCGTTTTATTTCGCTGGCAGATGAAGGTTCTGTAGGCTTTTTGCTCTGA